Proteins from one Neodiprion fabricii isolate iyNeoFabr1 chromosome 5, iyNeoFabr1.1, whole genome shotgun sequence genomic window:
- the LOC124184088 gene encoding uncharacterized protein LOC124184088 isoform X1, which yields MHIPQGSFIRSMSSNLNLASMDKEASNLHVRPVNKYNRKRVSFFKNTAGKQRSRTKFLGYHRSGVNQNETAEFAKPPMTDTLRHDEKCIARIEGGSKVQNSGNYRWKSHSFLVFFLSLLFPYDICAADPNQCTPGLNTPGRTSPAGDIVLEYGQSLKIYCMLNETLTESRFRGKNSSDLVFFRNESEMEPEYITVVNKTTIEMSVKKPEPSSDMYFCKLRLDNGSNPNYEAVCLNKVFIGFKPKEPLNFSCVSQNWENLTCTWVPAPNHIATKFSLGYKLPGRVGGRTTFKCPEPKSDQKLPPNTCMWDASTDPPYRMVHESFKFMLTAENFLGTKVFTYPIHHFAHVIPEKPTDLLVVNKTYSSAYLYWKIPYPMGTFPPGLHHKVSYQSAWDSETSWKTEYIRNDPRQTEKYFNLTNLKYANTAYDVRVFSKSAQAVGEDSWSQFSDINFRTAATLPGRPAKTDVGSFEIVAKSANRDVYIYWQSIPAYLENGDNFMYKIVNVEENGKKVNLQPQEQTKTYAKFKGISVHSFRFEIVTANCKGANEHKAVIHVPSKLEMPREPDVFTKIAFDAGLYELSWNPPHDSNIVNYTIFWCENDRDRPYQCNGYLDWVHVNRTVTVYNITVPDKKKVYQFAIAANTDRASSGMVWASCTAIHNNVIGKMKSVWINRPESHLIEIGWKLECSDRIGIVEGFKIYYCPIVTPENFNCKGAKLNRTVKADPQTMHGVVSGLKPYTTYMLSVAVLTKNGEGPQSDPQYTTTLEGAPTVPVNVAVKNVTNTTMVVEWEAPSAMNGVLRYYHVHYNQNTTRVEGAHGNTTRVVIQGLKPHTHYNISVSACTVTCGNLSTPIGRWTDIGVPGKPEVPNIRFKNSSQVQIIWSEPREPAGSIEFYEIEAEDKIYTNITNHEKYLDIADCQTNRNRAYRFRIRAINFGPNKTRLEGPWSEFGEGSCYTSEPPVLAWVLIWIIGSLSGVTFLLFLGYTSKRLWIKCKVMQDVEVKLPPGLASNTQKLLGPPNEQHLPPRSVDSSGCSSGQESVTSSLTSESHVSTDSGADLDPLPMSPTKLLESPPTWESSRLRQRIVAGTKPESCDDHGQWDSYVKVAKTVDTSAGDTLTLAKSTPNLTADSINTTPSTGLYSTSQQHAWSSTGYISMPSSSSSSASSEEESSNSSSPSPHGQVGNQGVYSIVGLAPPPAFPAKTGFGAVAETSGVNSTHLQAVNLIPFESEPRSTTAVTSNPYVSLASLEEKTKNTNIPHLTSLGNFEDMKLVHPNREVEHSQLPISDKYCKPYVRTGLNDTMTKSCPPNKLDDVDALNSCYAVTATGEPFGQSLIQLPTHAYVPAGTRLGALPVSGAKDSTQMQSPYVAVSTMISMLEPSSHANQEKSPGVDDHFTPSYPFSSGTTESSMAALQSLEDHDDHVTCDTPCVSTTLPVVKHTSGYVTIAETPSRPIGNSTVESSTLSYIPHQQVDQKSPLSQQNVNRADEQYSKVTVVPTST from the exons ATGCATATACCCCAGGGCTCATTTATTCGTTCAATGAGCAGCAATCTGAATTTAGCTTCTATGGATAAAGAAGCATCTAACTTACACGTGCGACctgtgaataaatataatcgaaaaagagtatcgtttttcaaaaatactgCTGGTAAACAGAGAAGTAGGACGAAGTTCCTTGGTTACCACAGGTCTGGAGTTAATCAGAATGAAACTGCCGAATTTGCAAAGCCACCCATGACAGACACTTTGAGACATGACGAAAAATGTATCGCTCGAATTGAAGGTGGATCAAAGGTACAAAATTCGGGAAACTATAGATGGAAAAGTCATAGTTTTCTGGTATTCTTTCTGTCCCTTTTGTTTCCATACGATATCTGCGCAGCTGATCCGAATCAATGTACCCCTGGACTAAACACACCAGGAA GAACATCGCCAGCGGGTGATATAGTCTTAGAGTACGGACAGTCCTTGAAGATATACTGTATGCTGAATGAGACTCTCACGGAATCAAGATTTCGTGGTAAAAACTCCTCGGATTTggtattttttcgaaatgaaagTGAAATGGAACCTGAGTATATAACTGTTGTCAACAAAACAACAATTGAAATGTCTGTCAAGAAACCAGAACCATCAAGCGACATGTACTTCTGCAAACTGAGATTGGATAATGGTTCTAACCCGAATTATGAGGCCGTCTGTCTGAACAAAGTTTTTATTGGGT tcaAACCTAAAGAACCATTGAATTTCTCTTGCGTATCGCAAAACTGGGAAAATCTTACCTGTACGTGGGTGCCAGCACCCAATCATATCGCAACTAAATTCTCTCTGGGTTACAAGCTACCTGGTAGAGTCGGTGGAAGGACAACTTTTAAATGCCCGGAACCAAAGAGTGACCAAAAGCTACCTCCAAACACTTGTATGTGGGACGCTTCTACGGACCCCCCATACAGAATGGTCCATGAAAGCTTCAAATTTATGCTGACTGCTGAAAACTTTTTAGGAACCAAAGTTTTCACTTATCCAATTCATCATTTTGCGCATG TGATTCCCGAAAAGCCTACCGATTTGTTAGTTGTCAACAAAACTTACTCAAGTGCATACCTCTATTGGAAGATACCGTATCCAATGGGTACCTTTCCGCCAGGCTTGCACCATAAGGTTTCTTACCAGAGTGCTTGGGACAGCGAAACATCTTGGAAG ACGGAATATATAAGGAATGACCCTCGTcagactgaaaaatatttcaatcttaCCAATTTGAAATACGCAAATACAGCTTACGACGTTAGAGTTTTCAGCAAAAGTGCACAAGCAGTCGGAGAAGATAGTTGGAGTCAGTTTAGTGACATTAACTTCAGAACCGCGGCTACAC TGCCAGGGCGACCAGCCAAGACGGATGTTGGAAGTTTCGAGATTGTCGCCAAGAGTGCAAATAGggatgtatacatatactggCAATCAATTCCGGCATACTTGGAAAACGGAGACAACTTCATGTACAAAATTGTTAACGTCGAAGAAAATGGCAAAAAGGTGAATCTGCAGCCGCAAGAGCAAACTAAAACTTATGCAAAGTTCAAAGGCATCAGTGTTCACAGTTTTAGATTTGAAATTGTAACTGCTAACTGTAAAGGAGCAAACGAGCATAAGGCTGTGATACATGTTCCAAGTAAACTCGAAA TGCCACGGGAACCAGATGTGTTTACGAAAATCGCATTTGATGCTGGTCTCTATGAGCTGTCATGGAATCCACCGCATGATTCGAACATTGTaaattacacaatattttgGTGCGAGAACGATCGTGACAGACCCTATCAATGCAAT GGGTACCTTGACTGGGTTCACGTAAATCGGACTGTAACCGTATACAACATCACGGTgcctgacaaaaaaaaagtctacCAATTTGCGATAGCGGCGAATACAGATCGAGCCAGTAGCGGCATGGTATGGGCCTCGTGTACCGCCATCCACAACAATGTTATCGGAAAGATGAAGTCTGTGTGGATAAATCGTCCCGAGTCGCACCTGATTGAGATTGGTTGGAAGTTGGAGTGCTCCGACCGCATAGGCATTGTTGAAGgttttaaaatatattattgccCCATTGTAACACCGGAGAACTTTAACTGTAAGGGTGCGAAATTAAACAGAACAGTGAAGGCTGACCCTCAGACAATGCATGGCGTTGTGAGCGGCTTGAAGCCCTATACTACATACATGCTATCCGTAGCAGTATTAACAAAGAACGGCGAGGGTCCTCAAAGTGACCCGCAATATACCACAACACTTGAGGGAGCGCCCACCGTGCCTGTCaatgttgcggttaaaaacgTAACAAACACAACTATGGTGGTTGAATGGGAAGCCCCATCTGCTATGAACGGAGTTTTACGATATTATCATGTCCATTACAACCAAAATACGACAAGAGTCGAGGGAGCCCACGGTAACACTACCCGAGTAGTGATTCAAGGCCTCAAACCGCACACGCACTACAACATCAGCGTCTCGGCATGTACCGTTACATGCGGCAATCTCTCCACACCGATAGGTCGTTGGACTGACATTGGAGTTCCGGGAAAACCGGAAGTACCCAACATACGATTTAAGAATTCTAGCCAGGTTCAGATTATCTGGAGCGAACCAAGAGAACCGGCAGGGTCTATAGAATTTTATGAGATCGAAGCTGAGGACAAGATCTATACCAACATAACTAATCATG AAAAGTATCTGGATATTGCTGACTGTCAGACCAATCGTAACAGAGCGTATCGTTTCCGCATAAGAGCTATCAACTTTGGGCCTAATAAAACACGCCTGGAAGGGCCTTGGTCCGAATTCGGAGAAGGGAGCTGTTACACCAGTG AACCACCTGTCTTGGCCTGGGTTTTAATATGGATTATCGGAAGTCTGAGCGGCGTAACCTTCCTACTGTTTCTAGGATACACTTCAAAGAG ATTGTGGATTAAATGTAAGGTGATGCAGGATGTGGAGGTAAAATTACCACCTGGTCTGGCTTCGAACACG CAGAAATTGTTGGGACCACCTAACGAACAGCACCTACCACCACGTTCTGTAGATTCAAGCGGTTGTTCGAGCGGACAAGAGTCTGTGACGTCTTCTCTCACCTCAGAGTCTCACGTGTCAACGGATAGTGGTGCCGATCTAGATCCCTTACCAATGTCACCGACGAAACTACTCGAATCACCACCTACTTGGGAATCATCGAGGTTGCGACAACGCATTGTTGCTGGTACCAAACCAGAGTCATGTGACGACCACGGACAATGGGACTCATATGTTAAAGTTGCCAAAACTGTAGACACATCTGCCGGTGACACTCTTACTCTGGCTAAGTCGACGCCGAATCTCACAGCAGATAGTATCAACACTACTCCATCGACTGGTCTCTACAGTACGTCTCAGCAACATGCCTGGTCATCGACCGGATATATAAGCATgccttcttcctcttcgtccTCCGCCTCCTCGGAGGAAGAGTCGTCAAACAGTTCAAGTCCTTCACCACATGGCCAGGTAGGTAATCAAGGCGTCTACAGCATAGTGGGCTTGGCACCTCCGCCCGCATTTCCAGCTAAAACAGGGTTTGGAGCGGTGGCAGAAACAAGTGGTGTTAATAGCACTCACCTGCAGGCTGTGAACCTTATACCTTTCGAGTCTGAACCGAGATCAACGACAGCAGTTACGTCGAATCCGTACGTCAGTCTTGCTTCCCTGGAAGAGAAGACGAAAAATACCAATATCCCGCATTTAACGTCCCTTGGAAACTTTGAAGATATGAAGCTTGTTCACCCGAACCGAGAAGTAGAACACTCCCAGTTACCAATATCGGACAAATATTGCAAGCCGTATGTGCGAACGGGATTAAATGATACGATGACGAAATCATGCCCACCAAACAAGCTGGACGATGTAGATGCGCTAAACTCTTGTTACGCTGTGACAGCGACGGGGGAACCTTTCGGCCAATCACTGATTCAGTTGCCGACACATGCTTATGTACCTGCAGGTACGAGACTTGGTGCGTTACCTGTGAGCGGCGCTAAGGACTCGACACAAATGCAAAGTCCTTACGTTGCGGTATCGACCATGATATCCATGTTGGAACCTTCATCCCATGCCAACCAAGAAAAAAGTCCCGGCGTTGACGACCACTTCACGCCATCCTACCCCTTCTCCTCTGGAACCACTGAGTCGTCGATGGCAGCGTTACAGAGCTTAGAGGACCATGACGATCATGTAACGTGCGATACGCCATGCGTATCCACTACTTTGCCAGTTGTCAAACACACATCTGGTTATGTGACTATAGCAGAAACTCCATCGCGACCTATTGGGAATTCAACGGTGGAAAGTTCAACACTATCATACATACCCCATCAACAAGTCGATCAAAAATCACCACTCTCTCAACAGAACGTTAATCGAGCTGACGAACAATACAGCAAAGTGACCGTTGTGCCGACAAGTACATAA
- the LOC124184088 gene encoding uncharacterized protein LOC124184088 isoform X2, which translates to MHIPQGSFIRSMSSNLNLASMDKEASNLHVRPVNKYNRKRVSFFKNTAGKQRSRTKFLGYHRSGVNQNETAEFAKPPMTDTLRHDEKCIARIEGGSKVQNSGNYRWKSHSFLVFFLSLLFPYDICAADPNQCTPGLNTPGRTSPAGDIVLEYGQSLKIYCMLNETLTESRFRGKNSSDLVFFRNESEMEPEYITVVNKTTIEMSVKKPEPSSDMYFCKLRLDNGSNPNYEAVCLNKVFIGFKPKEPLNFSCVSQNWENLTCTWVPAPNHIATKFSLGYKLPGRVGGRTTFKCPEPKSDQKLPPNTCMWDASTDPPYRMVHESFKFMLTAENFLGTKVFTYPIHHFAHVIPEKPTDLLVVNKTYSSAYLYWKIPYPMGTFPPGLHHKVSYQSAWDSETSWKTEYIRNDPRQTEKYFNLTNLKYANTAYDVRVFSKSAQAVGEDSWSQFSDINFRTAATLPGRPAKTDVGSFEIVAKSANRDVYIYWQSIPAYLENGDNFMYKIVNVEENGKKVNLQPQEQTKTYAKFKGISVHSFRFEIVTANCKGANEHKAVIHVPSKLEMPREPDVFTKIAFDAGLYELSWNPPHDSNIVNYTIFWCENDRDRPYQCNGYLDWVHVNRTVTVYNITVPDKKKVYQFAIAANTDRASSGMVWASCTAIHNNVIGKMKSVWINRPESHLIEIGWKLECSDRIGIVEGFKIYYCPIVTPENFNCKGAKLNRTVKADPQTMHGVVSGLKPYTTYMLSVAVLTKNGEGPQSDPQYTTTLEGAPTVPVNVAVKNVTNTTMVVEWEAPSAMNGVLRYYHVHYNQNTTRVEGAHGNTTRVVIQGLKPHTHYNISVSACTVTCGNLSTPIGRWTDIGVPGKPEVPNIRFKNSSQVQIIWSEPREPAGSIEFYEIEAEDKIYTNITNHEKYLDIADCQTNRNRAYRFRIRAINFGPNKTRLEGPWSEFGEGSCYTSEPPVLAWVLIWIIGSLSGVTFLLFLGYTSKRLWIKCKVMQDVEVKLPPGLASNTKLLGPPNEQHLPPRSVDSSGCSSGQESVTSSLTSESHVSTDSGADLDPLPMSPTKLLESPPTWESSRLRQRIVAGTKPESCDDHGQWDSYVKVAKTVDTSAGDTLTLAKSTPNLTADSINTTPSTGLYSTSQQHAWSSTGYISMPSSSSSSASSEEESSNSSSPSPHGQVGNQGVYSIVGLAPPPAFPAKTGFGAVAETSGVNSTHLQAVNLIPFESEPRSTTAVTSNPYVSLASLEEKTKNTNIPHLTSLGNFEDMKLVHPNREVEHSQLPISDKYCKPYVRTGLNDTMTKSCPPNKLDDVDALNSCYAVTATGEPFGQSLIQLPTHAYVPAGTRLGALPVSGAKDSTQMQSPYVAVSTMISMLEPSSHANQEKSPGVDDHFTPSYPFSSGTTESSMAALQSLEDHDDHVTCDTPCVSTTLPVVKHTSGYVTIAETPSRPIGNSTVESSTLSYIPHQQVDQKSPLSQQNVNRADEQYSKVTVVPTST; encoded by the exons ATGCATATACCCCAGGGCTCATTTATTCGTTCAATGAGCAGCAATCTGAATTTAGCTTCTATGGATAAAGAAGCATCTAACTTACACGTGCGACctgtgaataaatataatcgaaaaagagtatcgtttttcaaaaatactgCTGGTAAACAGAGAAGTAGGACGAAGTTCCTTGGTTACCACAGGTCTGGAGTTAATCAGAATGAAACTGCCGAATTTGCAAAGCCACCCATGACAGACACTTTGAGACATGACGAAAAATGTATCGCTCGAATTGAAGGTGGATCAAAGGTACAAAATTCGGGAAACTATAGATGGAAAAGTCATAGTTTTCTGGTATTCTTTCTGTCCCTTTTGTTTCCATACGATATCTGCGCAGCTGATCCGAATCAATGTACCCCTGGACTAAACACACCAGGAA GAACATCGCCAGCGGGTGATATAGTCTTAGAGTACGGACAGTCCTTGAAGATATACTGTATGCTGAATGAGACTCTCACGGAATCAAGATTTCGTGGTAAAAACTCCTCGGATTTggtattttttcgaaatgaaagTGAAATGGAACCTGAGTATATAACTGTTGTCAACAAAACAACAATTGAAATGTCTGTCAAGAAACCAGAACCATCAAGCGACATGTACTTCTGCAAACTGAGATTGGATAATGGTTCTAACCCGAATTATGAGGCCGTCTGTCTGAACAAAGTTTTTATTGGGT tcaAACCTAAAGAACCATTGAATTTCTCTTGCGTATCGCAAAACTGGGAAAATCTTACCTGTACGTGGGTGCCAGCACCCAATCATATCGCAACTAAATTCTCTCTGGGTTACAAGCTACCTGGTAGAGTCGGTGGAAGGACAACTTTTAAATGCCCGGAACCAAAGAGTGACCAAAAGCTACCTCCAAACACTTGTATGTGGGACGCTTCTACGGACCCCCCATACAGAATGGTCCATGAAAGCTTCAAATTTATGCTGACTGCTGAAAACTTTTTAGGAACCAAAGTTTTCACTTATCCAATTCATCATTTTGCGCATG TGATTCCCGAAAAGCCTACCGATTTGTTAGTTGTCAACAAAACTTACTCAAGTGCATACCTCTATTGGAAGATACCGTATCCAATGGGTACCTTTCCGCCAGGCTTGCACCATAAGGTTTCTTACCAGAGTGCTTGGGACAGCGAAACATCTTGGAAG ACGGAATATATAAGGAATGACCCTCGTcagactgaaaaatatttcaatcttaCCAATTTGAAATACGCAAATACAGCTTACGACGTTAGAGTTTTCAGCAAAAGTGCACAAGCAGTCGGAGAAGATAGTTGGAGTCAGTTTAGTGACATTAACTTCAGAACCGCGGCTACAC TGCCAGGGCGACCAGCCAAGACGGATGTTGGAAGTTTCGAGATTGTCGCCAAGAGTGCAAATAGggatgtatacatatactggCAATCAATTCCGGCATACTTGGAAAACGGAGACAACTTCATGTACAAAATTGTTAACGTCGAAGAAAATGGCAAAAAGGTGAATCTGCAGCCGCAAGAGCAAACTAAAACTTATGCAAAGTTCAAAGGCATCAGTGTTCACAGTTTTAGATTTGAAATTGTAACTGCTAACTGTAAAGGAGCAAACGAGCATAAGGCTGTGATACATGTTCCAAGTAAACTCGAAA TGCCACGGGAACCAGATGTGTTTACGAAAATCGCATTTGATGCTGGTCTCTATGAGCTGTCATGGAATCCACCGCATGATTCGAACATTGTaaattacacaatattttgGTGCGAGAACGATCGTGACAGACCCTATCAATGCAAT GGGTACCTTGACTGGGTTCACGTAAATCGGACTGTAACCGTATACAACATCACGGTgcctgacaaaaaaaaagtctacCAATTTGCGATAGCGGCGAATACAGATCGAGCCAGTAGCGGCATGGTATGGGCCTCGTGTACCGCCATCCACAACAATGTTATCGGAAAGATGAAGTCTGTGTGGATAAATCGTCCCGAGTCGCACCTGATTGAGATTGGTTGGAAGTTGGAGTGCTCCGACCGCATAGGCATTGTTGAAGgttttaaaatatattattgccCCATTGTAACACCGGAGAACTTTAACTGTAAGGGTGCGAAATTAAACAGAACAGTGAAGGCTGACCCTCAGACAATGCATGGCGTTGTGAGCGGCTTGAAGCCCTATACTACATACATGCTATCCGTAGCAGTATTAACAAAGAACGGCGAGGGTCCTCAAAGTGACCCGCAATATACCACAACACTTGAGGGAGCGCCCACCGTGCCTGTCaatgttgcggttaaaaacgTAACAAACACAACTATGGTGGTTGAATGGGAAGCCCCATCTGCTATGAACGGAGTTTTACGATATTATCATGTCCATTACAACCAAAATACGACAAGAGTCGAGGGAGCCCACGGTAACACTACCCGAGTAGTGATTCAAGGCCTCAAACCGCACACGCACTACAACATCAGCGTCTCGGCATGTACCGTTACATGCGGCAATCTCTCCACACCGATAGGTCGTTGGACTGACATTGGAGTTCCGGGAAAACCGGAAGTACCCAACATACGATTTAAGAATTCTAGCCAGGTTCAGATTATCTGGAGCGAACCAAGAGAACCGGCAGGGTCTATAGAATTTTATGAGATCGAAGCTGAGGACAAGATCTATACCAACATAACTAATCATG AAAAGTATCTGGATATTGCTGACTGTCAGACCAATCGTAACAGAGCGTATCGTTTCCGCATAAGAGCTATCAACTTTGGGCCTAATAAAACACGCCTGGAAGGGCCTTGGTCCGAATTCGGAGAAGGGAGCTGTTACACCAGTG AACCACCTGTCTTGGCCTGGGTTTTAATATGGATTATCGGAAGTCTGAGCGGCGTAACCTTCCTACTGTTTCTAGGATACACTTCAAAGAG ATTGTGGATTAAATGTAAGGTGATGCAGGATGTGGAGGTAAAATTACCACCTGGTCTGGCTTCGAACACG AAATTGTTGGGACCACCTAACGAACAGCACCTACCACCACGTTCTGTAGATTCAAGCGGTTGTTCGAGCGGACAAGAGTCTGTGACGTCTTCTCTCACCTCAGAGTCTCACGTGTCAACGGATAGTGGTGCCGATCTAGATCCCTTACCAATGTCACCGACGAAACTACTCGAATCACCACCTACTTGGGAATCATCGAGGTTGCGACAACGCATTGTTGCTGGTACCAAACCAGAGTCATGTGACGACCACGGACAATGGGACTCATATGTTAAAGTTGCCAAAACTGTAGACACATCTGCCGGTGACACTCTTACTCTGGCTAAGTCGACGCCGAATCTCACAGCAGATAGTATCAACACTACTCCATCGACTGGTCTCTACAGTACGTCTCAGCAACATGCCTGGTCATCGACCGGATATATAAGCATgccttcttcctcttcgtccTCCGCCTCCTCGGAGGAAGAGTCGTCAAACAGTTCAAGTCCTTCACCACATGGCCAGGTAGGTAATCAAGGCGTCTACAGCATAGTGGGCTTGGCACCTCCGCCCGCATTTCCAGCTAAAACAGGGTTTGGAGCGGTGGCAGAAACAAGTGGTGTTAATAGCACTCACCTGCAGGCTGTGAACCTTATACCTTTCGAGTCTGAACCGAGATCAACGACAGCAGTTACGTCGAATCCGTACGTCAGTCTTGCTTCCCTGGAAGAGAAGACGAAAAATACCAATATCCCGCATTTAACGTCCCTTGGAAACTTTGAAGATATGAAGCTTGTTCACCCGAACCGAGAAGTAGAACACTCCCAGTTACCAATATCGGACAAATATTGCAAGCCGTATGTGCGAACGGGATTAAATGATACGATGACGAAATCATGCCCACCAAACAAGCTGGACGATGTAGATGCGCTAAACTCTTGTTACGCTGTGACAGCGACGGGGGAACCTTTCGGCCAATCACTGATTCAGTTGCCGACACATGCTTATGTACCTGCAGGTACGAGACTTGGTGCGTTACCTGTGAGCGGCGCTAAGGACTCGACACAAATGCAAAGTCCTTACGTTGCGGTATCGACCATGATATCCATGTTGGAACCTTCATCCCATGCCAACCAAGAAAAAAGTCCCGGCGTTGACGACCACTTCACGCCATCCTACCCCTTCTCCTCTGGAACCACTGAGTCGTCGATGGCAGCGTTACAGAGCTTAGAGGACCATGACGATCATGTAACGTGCGATACGCCATGCGTATCCACTACTTTGCCAGTTGTCAAACACACATCTGGTTATGTGACTATAGCAGAAACTCCATCGCGACCTATTGGGAATTCAACGGTGGAAAGTTCAACACTATCATACATACCCCATCAACAAGTCGATCAAAAATCACCACTCTCTCAACAGAACGTTAATCGAGCTGACGAACAATACAGCAAAGTGACCGTTGTGCCGACAAGTACATAA